A stretch of the Streptococcus oralis genome encodes the following:
- the gyrB gene encoding DNA topoisomerase (ATP-hydrolyzing) subunit B → MTEEIKNQQAQDYDASQIQVLEGLEAVRMRPGMYIGSTSKEGLHHLVWEIVDNSIDEALAGFASQIQVFIEPDNSITVVDDGRGIPVDIQEKTGRPAVETVFTVLHAGGKFGGGGYKVSGGLHGVGSSVVNALSTQLDVHVHKNGKIHYQEYRRGHVVADLEVVGDTDKTGTAVHFTPDPEIFTETTTFDFEKLNKRIQELAFLNRGLQISITDKREGLEQTKHYHYEGGIASYVEYINENKDVIFDTPIYTDGEMDDITVEVAMQYTTGYHENVMSFANNIHTHEGGTHEQGFRTALTRVINDYARKNKLLKDNEDNLTGEDVREGLTAVISVKHPNPQFEGQTKTKLGNSEVVKITNRLFSDAFSDFLMENPQIAKRIVEKGILAAKARVAAKRAREVTRKKSGLEISNLPGKLADCSSNNPAETELFIVEGDSAGGSAKSGRNREFQAILPIRGKILNVEKASMDKILANEEIRSLFTAMGTGFGAEFDVTKARYQKLVLMTDADVDGAHIRTLLLTLIYRYMKPILEAGYVYIAQPPIYGVKVGSEIKEYIQPGADQEIKLQEALARHSEGRSKPTIQRYKGLGEMDDHQLWETTMDPEHRLMARVSVDDAAEADKIFDMLMGDRVEPRREFIEENAVYSTLDV, encoded by the coding sequence ATGACAGAAGAAATCAAAAATCAACAGGCACAGGATTATGATGCCAGTCAAATTCAAGTTTTGGAGGGACTTGAAGCTGTTCGTATGCGTCCAGGTATGTATATTGGATCAACTTCAAAAGAAGGTCTTCACCATCTAGTATGGGAAATCGTTGATAACTCAATTGACGAAGCCCTAGCTGGATTTGCCAGTCAGATCCAAGTCTTTATAGAGCCTGATAATTCCATCACCGTTGTGGATGATGGGCGTGGAATTCCTGTTGATATTCAGGAAAAAACAGGACGTCCCGCTGTTGAGACCGTCTTTACAGTTCTTCACGCTGGAGGAAAATTCGGCGGTGGCGGATACAAGGTTTCAGGTGGATTGCACGGTGTAGGTTCATCAGTAGTAAACGCTCTTTCAACTCAACTAGATGTTCATGTCCATAAAAACGGTAAGATTCATTACCAAGAATACCGTCGTGGTCATGTTGTTGCTGATCTTGAGGTGGTTGGAGATACGGATAAAACGGGAACAGCAGTTCACTTCACACCAGATCCAGAGATTTTTACAGAAACAACAACTTTTGACTTTGAAAAATTAAACAAACGTATTCAAGAACTAGCCTTTTTGAACCGAGGTCTTCAAATCTCCATCACAGATAAGCGTGAAGGTCTCGAACAGACTAAACATTACCACTATGAGGGTGGGATTGCTAGCTACGTTGAATATATCAACGAGAACAAGGATGTTATCTTTGATACACCAATCTACACAGACGGTGAGATGGATGATATCACAGTTGAAGTAGCCATGCAGTACACAACCGGTTACCACGAAAACGTCATGAGTTTCGCCAATAACATTCACACCCATGAAGGTGGTACGCATGAGCAAGGTTTCCGTACAGCGCTGACACGTGTTATCAATGATTATGCTCGCAAGAATAAACTGCTAAAAGACAATGAAGACAACCTAACAGGGGAAGATGTCCGTGAAGGCTTGACTGCAGTTATTTCTGTTAAACATCCAAATCCGCAGTTTGAAGGACAAACCAAGACCAAACTGGGGAATAGTGAAGTAGTCAAGATTACCAATCGCCTCTTCAGCGATGCCTTCTCTGATTTCCTCATGGAAAATCCACAGATCGCCAAGCGTATCGTGGAAAAAGGGATTTTGGCTGCCAAGGCTCGTGTAGCTGCCAAGCGTGCGCGTGAGGTCACACGCAAGAAATCTGGCTTGGAAATTTCCAATTTGCCAGGAAAACTAGCAGACTGTTCTTCTAACAACCCTGCTGAAACCGAACTCTTCATCGTCGAAGGAGACTCAGCTGGTGGATCAGCCAAATCTGGTCGTAACCGTGAGTTCCAGGCTATCCTTCCAATTCGTGGTAAGATCTTGAACGTTGAAAAAGCTAGTATGGATAAAATCCTTGCCAACGAAGAAATTAGAAGTCTTTTCACAGCCATGGGAACAGGATTTGGTGCAGAATTTGATGTCACTAAGGCTCGTTACCAAAAACTCGTTTTGATGACCGATGCCGATGTTGATGGAGCCCACATTCGAACTCTCTTGCTAACCTTGATTTACCGCTACATGAAGCCAATCTTAGAGGCAGGTTATGTCTACATTGCCCAACCACCGATTTATGGGGTTAAAGTTGGAAGTGAGATCAAAGAATACATTCAACCAGGTGCAGATCAAGAAATTAAACTCCAAGAAGCCTTAGCACGTCATAGTGAAGGGCGTTCAAAACCAACCATCCAACGTTATAAAGGTTTGGGAGAAATGGATGACCACCAATTGTGGGAAACAACCATGGATCCTGAACATCGCTTGATGGCGCGTGTTTCGGTAGATGATGCTGCCGAAGCAGATAAAATCTTTGATATGTTGATGGGAGATCGAGTAGAACCTCGTCGCGAATTTATTGAAGAAAACGCTGTTTACAGTACACTTGACGTCTAA
- a CDS encoding aldo/keto reductase, with product MKSYNLNNGVSIPVLGFGTWKAENGEVAYQAVLEALKAGYRHIDTAAIYKNEESVGRAIRDSGIPRQEIFVTTKLWNTNHSYDEARQAFEESMEKLGLDYLDLYLIHWPNPKPLRENGEWKTRNAEVWRAMEDLYQEGKIRAIGVSNFLPHHLDALLETARIIPAVNQVRLAPGVYQEEVVDYCREKGILLEAWGPFGQGELFEQKEVQEIAAKHGKSVAQIALAWSLAEGFLPLPKSVTASRIQSNLDCFGIELSKDEREVLKTISVTSGAPRVDEMDF from the coding sequence ATGAAATCTTACAACCTTAATAATGGAGTTTCAATTCCTGTACTAGGATTTGGAACATGGAAAGCTGAAAATGGAGAGGTGGCCTACCAAGCCGTTTTAGAAGCCTTAAAGGCCGGCTATCGTCATATCGATACTGCAGCTATCTATAAAAATGAGGAGAGCGTTGGACGTGCTATTCGAGATAGCGGTATTCCAAGACAAGAAATCTTTGTAACGACCAAACTCTGGAATACCAATCACAGCTATGATGAAGCTCGCCAAGCATTTGAAGAATCAATGGAAAAACTGGGATTGGATTATCTAGATTTGTACCTTATCCATTGGCCAAATCCTAAACCTTTAAGAGAAAATGGCGAATGGAAAACTCGCAATGCTGAAGTCTGGAGAGCGATGGAGGATCTTTACCAAGAAGGCAAAATCCGTGCCATCGGCGTTAGTAACTTCCTCCCCCATCATTTGGATGCCTTGCTTGAAACAGCAAGAATCATTCCAGCGGTCAATCAGGTGCGCTTGGCACCAGGAGTTTATCAAGAGGAAGTGGTTGACTACTGTAGAGAGAAAGGAATTCTCTTAGAGGCTTGGGGACCTTTTGGCCAAGGAGAGTTGTTTGAACAGAAAGAAGTCCAAGAAATTGCTGCTAAGCATGGGAAATCAGTGGCTCAAATCGCCTTGGCTTGGAGTTTGGCAGAAGGATTTTTACCCCTACCTAAGTCAGTGACAGCCTCTCGCATCCAGAGCAATCTTGACTGTTTTGGAATTGAACTCAGTAAAGACGAGCGAGAAGTCTTAAAGACAATTTCAGTGACTTCGGGCGCACCTCGTGTTGATGAGATGGATTTTTAG
- the ezrA gene encoding septation ring formation regulator EzrA, with protein sequence MSNGQLIYLMVAIAVILILAYVTAIFLRKRNVSRLTALEERKEELYNLPVNDEVEAVKNMHLIGQSQVTFREWNQKWVDLSLNSFADIENHLFEAESYNNSFRFFKATHKLDQIESQIGLIEEDIAAIRNALSELEKQESKNSGRVLHALDLFESLQHTVAENSEKYGKALPEIEKQLENIQSEFSQFVTLNSSGDPVEAAAILDSTENHILALTHIVERIPALVEALTKELPDQLGDLEEGYRKLLDANYHFTETDIESRFQLLHESLKNNQENIRQLELDNAEYENNRIQEEINALYNIFTREIAARKVVESLLATLPTYLNHLKENNQMLVQDLERLTKTYLLPESDGNHVRRLQAELAALDTAIMEVTEDQGESTQAYSALEEQLEMLQSNLKDIEDEQISVSERLAQIEKDDLNARQKANVYVNRLHTIKRYMEKRNLPGIPQSFLKLFFTASHNTEDLMAELEQPQVNIESVKRVLEIATNDMEALETETYDIVQYATLTEQLLQYSNRYRSFDERIQEAFNEALEIFEKEFAYKASFEKISQALEVAEPGVTNRFVTSYEKTREAIRF encoded by the coding sequence ATGTCTAATGGACAACTAATTTATCTAATGGTTGCGATTGCAGTCATTCTGATCTTAGCTTATGTAACAGCCATCTTTTTACGTAAGCGTAATGTAAGCAGATTAACGGCCCTTGAAGAAAGAAAAGAAGAACTCTACAACCTTCCTGTAAATGATGAGGTTGAAGCCGTTAAAAACATGCACTTGATTGGTCAAAGTCAGGTGACCTTCCGTGAATGGAACCAAAAATGGGTTGATTTATCTCTGAACTCATTTGCTGATATCGAAAATCACCTCTTTGAAGCTGAAAGCTACAACAATTCTTTCCGTTTCTTTAAGGCAACACACAAACTTGATCAAATTGAGAGCCAAATCGGCTTGATTGAAGAAGATATTGCAGCTATTCGCAATGCCCTTTCTGAACTTGAAAAACAAGAATCTAAGAATAGTGGTCGTGTCCTTCATGCCTTGGACTTGTTTGAATCCCTTCAACATACCGTTGCAGAAAACTCAGAGAAATATGGTAAGGCCCTTCCTGAGATTGAGAAACAATTGGAAAACATCCAATCTGAATTCTCTCAATTTGTTACCCTAAATTCATCAGGTGACCCAGTTGAAGCGGCAGCAATTCTTGATTCAACCGAAAATCATATTCTTGCTTTGACACACATCGTTGAGCGAATTCCAGCTCTTGTTGAGGCCTTGACAAAAGAACTGCCAGACCAATTAGGAGATTTGGAAGAAGGATATCGCAAGCTGTTGGATGCTAACTATCACTTTACAGAAACAGATATTGAGTCTCGTTTCCAACTTTTGCACGAATCTCTGAAAAATAATCAAGAAAATATTCGTCAGTTGGAATTGGACAATGCAGAGTATGAAAATAATCGCATTCAAGAAGAAATCAATGCACTTTACAATATCTTCACTCGTGAAATTGCAGCTCGAAAAGTAGTTGAAAGTCTTCTTGCTACATTACCAACTTATCTCAACCACTTGAAAGAAAATAATCAGATGCTTGTTCAAGACCTTGAGCGCTTGACTAAAACCTACCTTCTTCCTGAAAGTGATGGAAATCATGTTCGTCGTCTTCAAGCAGAATTGGCTGCACTTGATACGGCAATCATGGAAGTGACGGAGGATCAAGGTGAGTCAACGCAAGCCTACTCTGCTCTTGAAGAACAGTTGGAAATGCTTCAAAGCAACCTCAAGGATATTGAGGATGAGCAAATCTCTGTTAGCGAACGACTTGCCCAAATTGAAAAAGACGACCTCAATGCTCGCCAAAAAGCAAATGTCTATGTGAACCGTTTGCATACCATCAAACGTTACATGGAGAAGAGAAACTTGCCAGGTATTCCTCAAAGTTTCTTGAAACTTTTCTTTACTGCAAGTCATAACACAGAAGATCTGATGGCAGAGTTAGAACAACCGCAAGTGAATATTGAATCGGTTAAACGCGTTCTTGAAATTGCAACAAATGATATGGAAGCACTTGAAACAGAAACCTATGATATCGTTCAATATGCAACCTTGACGGAGCAACTACTCCAATACTCAAACCGTTACCGTTCATTTGATGAGCGTATCCAAGAGGCTTTCAACGAAGCGCTTGAAATTTTTGAAAAAGAGTTTGCCTACAAGGCATCATTTGAAAAAATTTCACAAGCCTTGGAAGTTGCTGAACCAGGGGTTACAAACCGTTTTGTAACTTCATATGAGAAAACACGTGAAGCGATTCGTTTTTAA
- a CDS encoding HAD-IA family hydrolase: protein MKYHDYIWDLGGTLLDNYETSTAAFVETLAQYGIEQEHDCVYEALKVSTAFAIEKFAPDIEGFLENYKENEARELEHPVLFEGIPELLKDISDKGGRHFLVSHRNDQVLELLAKTQIANYFTEVVTASSGFKRKPDPESMIYLRDKYHITSGLVIGDRNIDVEAGKAAGLDAYLFNNVATLRQAIDM, encoded by the coding sequence ATGAAATATCACGACTATATATGGGATTTAGGTGGTACCCTATTGGATAATTATGAGACTTCTACAGCAGCCTTTGTAGAAACCTTAGCCCAATATGGAATAGAGCAAGAACACGACTGTGTCTACGAAGCCTTGAAGGTTTCGACAGCTTTTGCTATCGAAAAGTTTGCACCAGATATCGAGGGGTTTTTAGAGAACTACAAAGAAAATGAAGCACGTGAGCTAGAGCATCCAGTTTTGTTTGAGGGAATTCCAGAATTACTCAAAGACATTTCGGACAAGGGTGGTCGCCATTTCTTGGTTTCTCATCGAAATGACCAAGTGCTAGAACTTCTTGCTAAGACCCAGATAGCCAACTACTTCACCGAGGTGGTGACTGCCAGTTCTGGCTTTAAACGGAAACCAGATCCTGAGTCCATGATTTATTTACGTGATAAATATCATATTACATCTGGTTTGGTCATTGGTGACAGAAATATTGATGTAGAAGCAGGTAAAGCTGCTGGCTTAGATGCCTATCTTTTTAATAACGTTGCGACATTGAGACAAGCAATAGACATGTAA
- the pgdA gene encoding peptidoglycan-N-acetylglucosamine deacetylase PgdA yields the protein MKKNRAKRVSHDKTRRLLLSLVGILGVATILLGSAIGYKLLQKQSYEQKIEALKSEKDQQFNSGSQKDHFRKGQAEVIAYYPLQGEEVIASVREKINQDIKEKLEDKEDLVFYYSEQLDPVLKGVVARSISKQVYDLSASKVEEKEKTSLGKIFLTEDGKDFDLSKLFKDASKAKELLLSQIKSTLEDKKLDQAKIDQVIKSFTDQELTSWSFDYKDSQIILYPANPGETLEEIALPISSFFDVLESSYLLEKDAELYQAYFAKKNKKVVALTFDDGPNPTTTTQALDTLAKYGVKATFFVLGKNIAGNENLLKRMKSEGHVVGNHSWSHPVLSQLSLEDAKKQITDTEDLLTQVLGSSSKLMRPPYGAITDDIRNGLDLSFIMWDVDSLDWKSKNETAILTEIQRQVRNGSIILMHDIHGPSVNSLPSVIEYLKGEGYTFVTVPELLNSRLKAHEIYYDRDQ from the coding sequence ATGAAAAAAAATAGAGCGAAACGTGTTTCTCACGATAAAACGAGAAGGCTATTGCTTTCCCTTGTTGGAATCTTAGGAGTTGCTACGATTCTATTAGGGAGTGCTATTGGTTATAAGCTACTACAAAAGCAATCTTACGAACAAAAAATTGAAGCGCTAAAAAGCGAAAAGGACCAGCAATTCAACTCAGGTAGTCAGAAGGACCATTTCCGAAAAGGTCAAGCTGAGGTGATTGCCTACTACCCTCTGCAAGGAGAGGAAGTCATTGCGTCTGTTAGAGAAAAAATCAACCAGGATATCAAAGAAAAGTTGGAAGATAAAGAGGATTTGGTTTTTTATTATAGTGAGCAGTTGGACCCAGTCTTAAAGGGAGTTGTTGCTCGTAGTATCAGTAAGCAAGTCTACGATTTGTCTGCATCAAAGGTTGAAGAAAAAGAAAAGACTTCTTTAGGGAAAATTTTCTTGACTGAAGATGGGAAAGATTTTGACCTCAGCAAACTCTTCAAAGATGCAAGTAAGGCTAAGGAACTCTTACTGAGTCAAATCAAATCAACTCTAGAAGATAAGAAACTTGACCAGGCAAAAATTGATCAAGTTATAAAGAGCTTCACAGACCAAGAATTGACATCTTGGAGCTTTGATTATAAGGATAGTCAAATCATCCTTTATCCTGCTAATCCAGGGGAGACTTTGGAGGAAATTGCCTTACCAATATCCAGTTTCTTTGATGTATTGGAGTCCTCTTATCTATTAGAAAAGGATGCTGAACTTTACCAAGCATACTTTGCTAAGAAAAATAAAAAAGTTGTAGCCTTGACCTTTGACGATGGTCCAAATCCTACTACAACCACGCAAGCTTTGGATACTTTAGCTAAATATGGTGTAAAAGCAACCTTCTTTGTACTTGGTAAAAACATTGCAGGTAATGAAAATCTTCTAAAACGAATGAAATCAGAAGGTCATGTTGTAGGAAACCACAGCTGGAGTCATCCCGTTCTTTCACAACTTTCGCTCGAAGATGCTAAAAAGCAAATCACTGATACAGAAGATTTGTTAACTCAAGTTTTAGGATCAAGCTCTAAACTGATGCGTCCACCTTATGGTGCCATCACTGATGATATTCGAAACGGCCTTGATTTAAGCTTCATCATGTGGGACGTGGATAGTTTGGACTGGAAGAGTAAAAATGAGACAGCCATTTTGACAGAGATTCAACGTCAGGTTCGCAATGGTTCTATCATTCTCATGCATGATATCCATGGTCCTTCTGTTAATTCTCTACCAAGTGTCATTGAGTATCTAAAGGGTGAAGGGTATACATTTGTGACCGTTCCTGAATTGCTCAATTCTCGCTTAAAAGCTCACGAGATCTATTACGATCGTGATCAATAA